The nucleotide window CATCTTAACACCCTGTAGGTTAgctccctgtaacacacacacacacacacacattagaacaCAGCATCTTAACACCCTgtaactccacacacacacacattagaacaCAGCATCTTAACACCCTGTAGGTTAGctcctgtaacacacacacacacattagaacaCAGCATCTTAACACCCTGTAGGTTAGctcctgtaacacacacacacattagaacaCAGCATCTTAACACCCTGTAGGTTAGctcctgtaacacacacacacacattagaacaCAGCATCTTAACACCCTGTAGGTTAgctccctgtaacacacacacacacattagaacaCAGCATCTTAACACCCTGTAGGTTAgctccctgtaacacacacacacacacattagaacaCAGCATCTTAACACCCTGTAGGTTAgctccctgtaacacacacacacattagaacaCAGCATCTTAACACCCTGTAGGTTAgctccctgtaacacacacacacattagaacaCAGCATCTTAACACCCTGTAGGTTAgctccctgtaacacacacacacattagaacaCAGCATCTTAACACCCTGTAGGTTAgctccctgtaacacacacacacattagaacaCAGCATCTTAACACCCTGTAGGTTAgctccctgtaacacacacacacattagaacaCAGCATCTTAACACCCTGTAGGTTAGCTCCTGTAACACACACATTAGAACACAGCATCTTAACACCCTGTAGGTTAgctccctgtaacacacacacacattagaacaCAGCATCTTAACACCCTGTAGGTTAgctccctgtaacacacacacacattagaacaCAGCATCTTAACACCCTGTAGGTTAgctccctgtaacacacacacacattagaacaCAGCATCTTAACACCCTGTAGGTTAgctccctgtaacacacacacattagaacaCAGCATCTTAACACCCTGTAGGTTAgctccctgtaacacacacacacacattagaacaCAGCATCTTAACACCCTGTAGGTTAgctccctgtaacacacacacagtaacacacatcaAGGCAGGCTGAGGACAGGTCTGCCCGCTCCAGGTTGGCACCACTGAGGTTGGCGTGAGTGAGGTTGGCAGCTCTCAGGTTGGCCATCTTAAAGTTGATGTAGCGCAGGTCCAGGCGAGACAGGTCTGCACCGCTGAAGTTCAgaccctgtatgtgtgtgtgtgtgtgagagagagatagagggagatcaAAGAGGACAGTGTCAGACAAGATGGAGCATAGCCACTGAAAACAGAAACATTTTGGTGAGTGTGTGCTACCTGACAGCGCAGCTCTGACTTGGTGGGTGTGGCCAACAGGAAACGTACAAACTCCTTCCTGGTTAGAGGGGAGTGGTCATCAGCAGGCTGGGAACTCTGGGAAGGAGAAAATATGGTGTAGTTAGGATAGACAAGCCTTATGCACACTTacattattcacacacacaccttgatcAGGTTCTCCAGTTTCTCAGCCAGCTGCTCAATGCCGAAGAACCGAGCTTCCTCCAGGACCcctgagacagagaaagagatgaagtagctattagtgtgtgtgtgtgtgtgtaagtccaGTGTGTACATTGTGAGTGTGTGGCATACCCAGTGGGTTGATGCCGTCATTGATGATGAGTTGGCCGTGTCTCAGGTAGTTGAGGATTGGTTCAAAGTAGCCTGGACTCCTGTCTATCAGGTAGGCACCCTGGGAGTCCTGTTTATTACcccacacatctacacacacacacacacacacacggaattcGGGACATGAAAATTGAGTGGAGGAGACAGGCAGTGAGTGGTGCATTGTGGGAGTGACATCATCACCTTTGTCTCGGAACATGTGGGCCAGCATGCTCGCTGGTTCTTTACTGACCAGAGTGCTCCTGAggagaaaacacaccacacagGTTATGTGTATCAATAGAATGGAGTGGACAGACTGCAAGGTTGTCACGGTTACCGTGTGGTGGTGAAGCAGCAACCCCCAACGTTGAGCGTCAGCCAATCAGTGTGAGTTTGGAACCAGTCTGGACAATCAGGGTCATCCTGGGGGTCTGCACACTTTGTCTTACTCGCATCTGAGGGAAGTCATACAGATAGCAAGTACATCCCACCCAGATAGAAGCACAGAATATCCCACACTGATAGAGCTGTTGAGAGGTTGTAGTCAACTTACCATCAAAGGAGTCGCCCTCAGACACATACAGCACGTCATCATccctgcaggacacacacacggTGTTAGCAGTGAACAGAACTTTATCCTGCCTAGCTAGCTGATTAGTTCGGCTATGTCGCCAATTTTGAACTCACCTTATAAGCGTTATGTCGTCTATAAGACCACCTGTCCCGTTATAAACGCTGGAGGCTCGGATTCCCAGTTTACTGCTAGCGACGGACAGCAGGTCTGTCAGCGATCCATACAGCGCCACAACCTGCGGCAAAATACACACGAAGCCCACAGATACAACCCTGCGACAATATATATCTGGCGATGTACACTGACAAAAGACGAAACTGCTGGCAACCTAGCGTACCTACTGTGGTCAGATGAGATGTAGCttgtagctagctacagcagTAGCTATGCAGTGATGTTATCTGTGCTGCCGTTGATATAGAAAGGGATCCGATAGGGTTCTCGGAAACTAGCTTACCTTGCCATTGGAAGACGTTCCGTTGACAAACAGAGTGACTCTCTTCATGATAGTCCTGGTTATTTAGCTGCTCGGCTTGAGTCAACTAGCTAAATACACCCGTTTCTGATTTTTTCGATTGGAACCAAAACATCCGCAATAAAATAAAAAGCTTGAAAAAGCGTTGCAACGATGTTGTCCAATCAACGA belongs to Oncorhynchus keta strain PuntledgeMale-10-30-2019 chromosome 9, Oket_V2, whole genome shotgun sequence and includes:
- the LOC118387413 gene encoding BTB/POZ domain-containing protein KCTD9-like isoform X1, with protein sequence MKRVTLFVNGTSSNGKVVALYGSLTDLLSVASSKLGIRASSVYNGTGGLIDDITLIRDDDVLYVSEGDSFDDASKTKCADPQDDPDCPDWFQTHTDWLTLNVGGCCFTTTRSTLVSKEPASMLAHMFRDKDVWGNKQDSQGAYLIDRSPGYFEPILNYLRHGQLIINDGINPLGVLEEARFFGIEQLAEKLENLIKSSQPADDHSPLTRKEFVRFLLATPTKSELRCQGLNFSGADLSRLDLRYINFKMANLRAANLTHANLSGANLERADLSSACLDGANLQGVKMLCSNAEGASLRGCNFEDPAGVKANMEGANLKGVDMEGSQMTGINLRVATLKNAKLKNCNLRGATLAGTDLENCDLSGCDLQEANLRGSNVKGAIFEEMLTPLHMSQSVR
- the LOC118387413 gene encoding BTB/POZ domain-containing protein KCTD9-like isoform X2 produces the protein MKRVTLFVNGTSSNGKVVALYGSLTDLLSVASSKLGIRASSVYNGTGGLIDDITLIRDDDVLYVSEGDSFDDASKTKCADPQDDPDCPDWFQTHTDWLTLNVGGCCFTTTRSTLVSKEPASMLAHMFRDKDVWGNKQDSQGAYLIDRSPGYFEPILNYLRHGQLIINDGINPLGVLEEARFFGIEQLAEKLENLIKSSQPADDHSPLTRKEFVRFLLATPTKSELRCQGLNFSGADLSRLDLRYINFKMANLRAANLTHANLSGANLERADLSSACLDGANLQGVKMLCSNVCVCYRELTYRVLRCCVLMCVCVTGS